In one Umezawaea sp. Da 62-37 genomic region, the following are encoded:
- a CDS encoding cobalamin-dependent protein, which produces MTGFDRALSEVDGEAAVAVVLGLIADGADPLAVLVDVVAAGQRRVGERWQRGEWSVAREHAATGVSVLATEAIARHAERVPVTRGRVLVACAEREWHLLPALVISTAMRLHGWDTVLLGASTSPARLSQYLQDVGPDATAVSCSVLGALPTTRRFVEASTTAGVPILVGGSAFGPDDRRAVALGATAWAPDAHGAVALLDHLPAVVPKAVPLRGDRFVEQAAVELGHNRLVEVLRGRWSATTSGGAPSFDAACGEALHQAVHAVSAALLTGDPRPIPDTAWWIDRLLTARGADSRLVAELGAVLALAVRDFPEAHALVVGHWPGGLLVPEGERAS; this is translated from the coding sequence GTGACCGGCTTCGACCGCGCGCTGTCCGAGGTGGACGGCGAGGCCGCGGTCGCGGTGGTGCTGGGGCTCATCGCGGACGGCGCGGATCCGCTGGCGGTGCTCGTCGACGTCGTGGCCGCGGGTCAGCGGAGGGTCGGCGAACGCTGGCAGCGCGGGGAGTGGTCGGTGGCCAGGGAACACGCCGCGACCGGGGTCTCCGTGCTGGCCACCGAGGCGATCGCCCGCCACGCCGAACGGGTCCCGGTGACCAGGGGACGCGTCCTGGTGGCCTGCGCCGAACGCGAATGGCACCTGCTGCCCGCGCTGGTCATCAGCACCGCGATGCGGCTGCACGGGTGGGACACCGTCCTGCTCGGTGCCAGCACCTCGCCCGCCCGGCTGAGCCAGTACCTCCAGGACGTCGGCCCGGACGCGACGGCGGTGAGCTGCTCGGTCCTCGGCGCGCTGCCCACCACGCGCCGCTTCGTCGAAGCCAGCACCACCGCGGGCGTCCCGATCCTGGTCGGCGGCTCCGCGTTCGGCCCCGACGACCGGCGGGCCGTGGCGCTCGGCGCCACCGCATGGGCACCCGACGCCCACGGCGCCGTCGCGCTGCTGGACCACCTGCCCGCCGTGGTGCCCAAGGCCGTTCCGCTGCGCGGCGACCGCTTCGTCGAGCAGGCGGCCGTCGAACTGGGGCACAACCGCCTGGTGGAGGTCCTGCGCGGACGGTGGTCGGCCACGACGTCCGGCGGCGCGCCGTCGTTCGACGCCGCCTGCGGCGAGGCACTGCACCAGGCCGTGCACGCGGTGTCGGCGGCGCTGCTCACCGGCGACCCGCGGCCGATCCCGGACACCGCCTGGTGGATCGACCGGCTGCTCACCGCCCGCGGCGCGGACTCCCGGCTGGTGGCCGAGTTGGGCGCGGTACTGGCTCTCGCGGTGCGCGACTTCCCCGAGGCGCACGCCCTCGTCGTCGGCCACTGGCCCGGAGGTCTCCTCGTGCCCGAAGGGGAACGCGCGTCGTGA
- a CDS encoding SpoIIE family protein phosphatase has product MDGEVTPIAVRAATDARSERELLARARLHVELTATLSGSLNLRRTVLRLLDLITPSIADWAVLALVDNSGGVVLHGGHDQAFTTALSRVVIEGTGMDRVLRSGQDELLHVAVELDSTDGLDTMIPHRRLRDEAAGLRPADVLSLALTTRGTTIGALVMVRGAGRGFPDLDVELAGVIAAQASIALDSARLYEERGRVASVLQASLRPPDLPLVPGARVSARFRPADERMDIAGDFYDIHGSGDDWLLVLGDVCGKGVEAAVLTGRARQSIRTAAYFDRRPSVVLAALNHVLCEVHSSRFVTVVCARFRPAADGLSAEVDVSVAGHPAPILVRADGTVDQVEVAGIVAGVIADASYTDVRVTMRSGDTMLMFTDGVDEARGSDGFYGMERLLALLPSYAGAGPMALCEAVEQDVVEYLDGRAHDDIALLAVSCGT; this is encoded by the coding sequence GTGGACGGAGAAGTGACCCCCATCGCCGTGCGCGCGGCAACCGACGCACGCTCCGAGCGCGAGTTGCTCGCCAGGGCGCGGCTCCACGTCGAGCTGACGGCCACCCTGTCCGGTTCGCTCAACCTGCGGCGCACCGTGCTGCGCCTGCTGGACCTCATCACGCCGTCGATCGCCGACTGGGCGGTGCTGGCCCTGGTCGACAACTCGGGTGGAGTGGTCCTGCACGGCGGCCACGACCAGGCGTTCACCACCGCGTTGTCGAGGGTCGTGATCGAGGGCACGGGCATGGACCGGGTCCTGCGGTCCGGTCAGGACGAACTGCTGCACGTCGCCGTGGAACTGGACAGCACCGACGGCCTCGACACCATGATCCCGCATCGGCGACTGCGGGACGAGGCGGCGGGACTCCGCCCGGCCGACGTGCTGAGCCTGGCGTTGACGACGCGCGGCACCACGATCGGCGCGCTGGTCATGGTCCGCGGAGCAGGCCGCGGGTTCCCCGACCTGGACGTGGAACTCGCCGGGGTGATCGCGGCCCAGGCGTCGATCGCCCTGGACTCCGCCCGCCTCTACGAGGAGCGGGGCCGGGTCGCGTCCGTCCTCCAGGCCAGCCTGCGTCCGCCCGACCTGCCCCTGGTTCCCGGCGCCCGCGTCTCGGCCAGGTTCCGCCCCGCGGACGAGCGGATGGACATCGCGGGCGACTTCTACGACATCCACGGTTCCGGCGACGACTGGCTGCTGGTGCTGGGCGACGTGTGCGGCAAGGGCGTCGAGGCCGCGGTGCTCACCGGGCGGGCCCGGCAGAGCATCCGCACGGCGGCGTACTTCGACCGGCGTCCCTCGGTGGTGCTCGCCGCGCTCAACCACGTGCTGTGCGAGGTCCACTCCTCCCGCTTCGTCACCGTCGTGTGCGCGCGGTTCCGCCCCGCGGCGGACGGGCTGTCGGCCGAGGTCGACGTCTCGGTGGCCGGACACCCCGCGCCGATCCTGGTGCGCGCCGACGGCACGGTGGACCAGGTCGAGGTGGCGGGCATCGTCGCAGGCGTGATCGCCGACGCCTCCTACACCGACGTGCGGGTGACCATGCGGTCCGGCGACACCATGCTGATGTTCACCGACGGTGTGGACGAGGCCAGGGGATCCGACGGTTTCTACGGCATGGAACGGCTCCTGGCCCTGCTGCCGTCGTACGCGGGCGCTGGGCCGATGGCGCTGTGCGAGGCTGTGGAGCAGGACGTCGTCGAGTACCTGGACGGCCGTGCCCACGACGACATCGCGCTGCTCGCCGTGTCGTGCGGGACGTGA
- a CDS encoding STAS domain-containing protein, translating to MTGLSWVVEHTGGRAVVAVGGALDVTTSAGLEAVLLALAAESDVLIDLRALEFADSSGLSAFVAAYKCGLRHGRTVTLDPVPPFLVRVLGVTGLDAVLLAGG from the coding sequence GTGACCGGGTTGTCGTGGGTCGTCGAGCACACCGGCGGCAGGGCCGTCGTGGCGGTCGGCGGCGCGCTGGACGTGACCACTTCGGCGGGGTTGGAGGCAGTGCTGCTCGCCCTCGCCGCCGAGTCCGACGTGCTGATCGACCTGCGCGCCCTGGAGTTCGCGGACTCCAGCGGCCTGAGCGCGTTCGTCGCCGCGTACAAGTGCGGTCTGCGCCACGGCAGGACCGTGACCCTCGACCCGGTGCCCCCGTTCCTGGTCCGGGTGCTCGGGGTGACCGGTCTGGACGCCGTCCTGCTCGCCGGGGGCTAG